A genomic region of Clavibacter michiganensis subsp. insidiosus contains the following coding sequences:
- a CDS encoding MazG family protein, whose protein sequence is MSEPASPSASAAASGSEAASVAVAELAAAMAVLRAPDGCVWNRGMTHRTLVPYLLEESHELVEAIETDDVPGMREELADVLLQVVFHADIARTEGEGFDLADVARTATEKMVRRHPHVFGDERADTVEEVLRVWGAAKDREKSARTSVVDGIPMGMPSLALADKLLGRAERVGLLEADAPAAIPVDDEDDLGRLLLAVVVSARSRGLDAERALRTTLRSLTAEIPAAEIPAAEQADDGGTGDGIDAGDASPGAGRSA, encoded by the coding sequence ATGAGCGAGCCCGCGTCCCCGTCCGCATCCGCCGCCGCGTCGGGATCCGAGGCCGCGTCCGTCGCCGTCGCCGAGCTGGCCGCCGCGATGGCCGTCCTCCGGGCCCCGGACGGCTGCGTCTGGAACCGGGGGATGACGCACCGGACGCTCGTCCCGTACCTCCTCGAGGAGAGCCACGAGCTCGTCGAGGCCATCGAGACCGACGACGTGCCCGGCATGCGCGAGGAGCTCGCCGACGTGCTCCTCCAGGTCGTCTTCCACGCCGACATCGCGCGCACGGAGGGGGAGGGCTTCGACCTCGCCGACGTCGCCCGCACGGCCACCGAGAAGATGGTGCGCCGCCACCCGCACGTCTTCGGCGACGAGCGCGCCGACACCGTCGAGGAGGTGCTGCGCGTCTGGGGCGCCGCCAAGGACCGGGAGAAGTCGGCGCGCACGAGCGTGGTCGACGGGATCCCGATGGGCATGCCGTCCCTCGCGCTCGCCGACAAGCTGCTCGGCCGGGCGGAGCGCGTCGGCCTGCTCGAGGCGGACGCGCCGGCCGCGATCCCCGTCGACGACGAGGACGACCTCGGCCGGCTGCTGCTCGCGGTGGTGGTCTCCGCGAGATCGCGCGGGCTCGACGCCGAGCGCGCGCTGCGGACGACGCTGCGGTCGCTGACCGCGGAGATCCCGGCGGCGGAGATCCCGGCGGCGGAGCAGGCCGACGACGGCGGGACCGGCGACGGGATCGACGCCGGCGACGCGTCCCCCGGCGCGGGCCGGTCCGCCTGA
- a CDS encoding TetR/AcrR family transcriptional regulator yields the protein MAAPDPHRRQDLLAHILDHLRAHPLQSVTFRGLADALGESTFVLVYHFGSKERLLEAAMDAIDQRQAEMAAGDPNAIPATELRAWATQAWRWRLTDVNRDFQRLEFEAALLRTRDGVVRPHAIASVAAWRRFGLEWMVAHGVPEDVAIDTADLLQAGSYGLQFDFVISGDRVRAMRGFEALVDAFVPRIRPWLDLPDRPRAPGSPDRHRAD from the coding sequence GTGGCAGCCCCGGATCCGCATCGCCGTCAGGACCTGCTGGCCCACATCCTCGACCACCTCCGCGCGCACCCGCTCCAGTCGGTGACCTTCCGCGGCCTCGCCGACGCGCTCGGCGAGAGCACCTTCGTGCTCGTCTACCACTTCGGGTCCAAGGAGCGGCTGCTCGAGGCGGCGATGGACGCCATCGACCAGCGGCAGGCGGAGATGGCGGCGGGAGATCCGAACGCGATCCCCGCGACGGAGCTCCGCGCGTGGGCGACGCAGGCGTGGCGGTGGCGCCTCACGGACGTCAACCGCGACTTCCAGCGGCTCGAGTTCGAGGCCGCGCTCCTGCGCACCCGGGACGGCGTCGTGCGCCCGCACGCCATCGCGAGCGTCGCGGCGTGGCGGCGGTTCGGGCTGGAGTGGATGGTCGCGCACGGCGTCCCCGAGGACGTCGCGATCGACACCGCCGACCTCCTGCAGGCGGGCTCCTACGGCCTGCAGTTCGACTTCGTCATCTCCGGCGACCGCGTGCGGGCCATGCGCGGCTTCGAGGCGCTCGTCGACGCGTTCGTCCCGCGGATCCGACCCTGGCTCGACCTGCCGGACCGCCCGCGCGCGCCCGGCTCGCCCGACCGGCACCGCGCCGACTGA